In Lycium ferocissimum isolate CSIRO_LF1 chromosome 7, AGI_CSIRO_Lferr_CH_V1, whole genome shotgun sequence, the sequence GTGCATTGCTTCAGGTGTTTTACCCTCCTCCTGAGGAAAAAGAAGTACAATAATTAACACATATAAATAGGATGATGATAcgtaaacaaaatgaaaataggAAAAACCAATTACCAATGAAGGCTGTGATTCCCGAGTCACAAATGTTTGAATCTCGAGATTCAGTTTATCAGAGAAAAGTGGACAGATTGCCTCCATGTTAACTGTATCCAGAAGTGGAAGCTCATCCGAATTTTTAATCGCCCATACTATTAGTATAGTTCTTGGCAGGCAAGGTTTGCTATCATTGATACGGTGGAGGATATCACTCAGGATAGCTAGGAAGGGGGAAATTCCAATTCCACCTGCTACCAAAATGAGATTTTCATACCTGAGAGGAGAAACATGATCAAGACAATTAATTAGTCAAAGACTTTataactgaaaaaaaaaaaaattgtaaattcAATAGATATTGCTGCGGAATCAAATACGTTAAGTGGTATGGTGATTCATGGCCATAAGGGCCTTCGATAGAAGCTGTTATTTTCCTGTTATGCTGCAAAAGGGGcgccttatcagattgttctACAGAAAGATTCAAGATGTTCCCCTTCAGTTTTTCGGTCCAATCTCCAAGAACCTTTATGAGAATTGCAATATGATGTTTCCCATCAAGGGGACTAGAGGAGACACTGAAAGGGTGCCACTGCAGCCAGGACAACTCGCGTATTTGTAAGAATATCCAGCCAAGGGCGTTGTAATGTAAATCTACATAGCGAGGGAAGAAGTATTAGAGTCACTGAAAAGTGTAGTAGTGAGGATGTTAAATTAGTTGAGACAAAGATTTATTCTTTACTTGCAGGTTTTGAAATAACGAGTTCAACGGTTCCACCAGGAAAGCATGTGGCTGAAAGTATGTCAACTGTCTGTCGCGACTGAAAGAATCTAAGGAACCGATCAAGCATGAACAGGAAGATCCCAGCACCAGCTATCATGAAGATGAAATCACCAACATGCAAGGCTAGGAAAACCACAAACACCACATACAATTGGTGTGTATAGAAGAACAATTCAAAGTTTTTTCTCCTTACTCCAGGAAGTGAAGTTACCCACATCAATAAACCAGCTGTGAGGCTGATAACTCCTGGAAGATTTGCTACTCCTACGTTTTTCCAGTTGACTAGCTGTGttaaataaaattgagaaagttAGGagccatttggccatgagatTTATTCACTTTTCTACAGAataatttcactttatttcaaaatttggttataaaattttcaaatccaATGAGTTGGATTCCAAATTTGAAAAAGTGCTCCAAACTTGTTTTCCAACTCCAtcttcataaattccaaataaagtgctCTACTTTCTCCttgcaaaaagtataaccaaacacaactccaacttcttaaattctaaataaagtgaaaaatatttggaatctgTGGCCAAAGTCTCCCTTcagtttttactttttaagaACACTAATAAAGATGCGTTTCATGTAGTGAAGAGCCTTTAGTATATAGTACGAAAATAAAAGGAATCTCTATGGGCAAGACAAATGTAACTTTTAGTTTTAGAACTCACTCTTTCAACGAGTCGCCCCTGCGTTGCCCAGCGAATCACAAAGCACAGACCGTGAAGAGTAAAAAGAGCTATAGTAAGATGTCCCAGCCAAACATGATATCTAATGGCTTGTTCAAAAGGGATATCTATAGCTCGAAGAAGAACTGAACCCCGTGCAACAGGCAAAAACAAAAGTGCTAAGCAGATTAATGCAATGAATCCAAAACAAAGGCCTAGCTTCAGCAACACAGCACTGAAAAGATTACAAAGAGCAGATATTAGTCAGTGGAGCAGAAGCTGtaattagaaaaagaagaacttGCTACTAAAGGAACCTTAAAGTCGACAACTATGAACTGGTTCTAAGTCTAGAGATCAGAATTATGTGCTGTAACTGTATATATCTCGTCAGTTCGAAACCTTTTCACATGGAATTCTTTTTAGATTTAACAGATGCACAATTTACAAATTGGGGTAACAAAGAAGAGAGGACAGAGAAAATTAAGGAAGAGAAAATCATCTATCTTGCTGATTTAATACCACAGGCAGACTAGATAATGTGCAGCAAAATGAATTTAAAATACTATCATTTATATCAGTGCagtgagaaaatcaaatgaatATACAGAATAACCCTGAATTACCTAGTGATGAAGAAAGTTAGTAGTACTCAATTGATCTAAATCAGTTTGCTTTCATTAGAGTGGGACAGGaataaacataaaaaactaGGACATATTTATTATTTCAGCGGTCAAGTCTAAATTCTGTTTGAATGAAATCTTTAAACAGGCTCTAAAGTCATGTTTAGCTCAAGCTTCAGTTAATTGGAATCATAAATTATTGATTAGTGTATCAGCTTTCTGAAGTCTACTACCCATGCATATTTCTGGAGAACTAGGATCTACTGTCTAAGAAGATAATATAAGAACACACATGAAAGAAAGATCAAAATCTGAATTAAGGGTATATCAGATTGCAACTTTTCTGAATATAGAGCTGTTGACCAAGGGCCAGAAGgatgcaaaattaataattttagaGAAGCATACCATGTAGTTCTTTTGGATAATGCATAATGATTCATATATATAGCCCAGCCATACATCTTTATGTAAAAGGATTAAGGTAAGTTAGCATTCTGAAAAGATGATCATTTTGACAAGCCGGAGTAAGATGGTTTAAACTATAGACAGCAATGAGCCTAAAAATGAGCATGTTTTGAAGAGAAAGTGAGAAATCAGACAAACCCAAACTAGAATTACCTATTCTCTTTCATGTCGTGTACATGAAACAAGGATAAGAGGTCAATGTTCCGTATGGTGTACATAGTTACAGTCCAGACGATGTACACTGAGAAGAGTATAACTCCAATCATTTCTGCAGCTGTAACAACACCGAATGGTCCATCCACCAAAACTGGAAATGTCCATAACCTAAATTTTGGACCTTTTGCATTCTTCTTCCTGCAACAATTAAAAATTCTAGGTAAGTTCACAATTACGCTATCTAACTGATCATGAACATCGATTAACTTCTAATTAAGGGAAGTTCTTAGCAGATAGACATACAATTGAGGTTCATCTTCACCAGAGAGAACGAGACGAATAGTTGCAAGAAATGCAATCAAGAAAATTGGGAGACTGAATATCAAGAATGTGCTGCCTGCAGTCCAGCAGAAACTGAAATTACCTACCTAAATATAAGAAATTGGAAACAAAAGAATGATACAGCATAAAAGCAAGACATTTCAAGTTGGGAAAAAACCTGTAGTCCCAAAAATAGTTCCTTGTGTGGCTCGAATAAATTTCTCTTGCAGTTCATTAATGAATTTTATAggcaacaagaaaagaaaacttgCCCATGCAATGTAGATCATCCACATTATTACTTTGAGAATCAACTTCGTTGATGATACCCAAAGTGGTGTCTTATTGAGATAATCAAATTCATCTTCTTTTCTCAACAGAAGAGGTACTTGGTCTGAGAGTTCACCCATTttagaatctttaaaatttgcaaCAAACTTTATTGACTTGTATCAAAGCATCTCTAAAGTAGTTACCAATATATACACCAAAAGGCTTCAGAAGAAGCTCAGGCTATGTACAAAATTTAAGCTGAAATCTGGCAGAAATGAAGCCACAAAAAATTGGACCACTCAAAAATTAGCTTCTCCTTGTAAAAGATAAATACAGTAACATGTCTATAACATAATGTGATTCACATTGTTActtataaaaacataaaaaccaatGGCGTGGCTGGTTCCATGACCTGAATATATCCTACAATTAGTTTCTAAGAAACACAACATTTTATGATCCCTAAGCAGTGGCGGACCCAGGATTCAGTAGTCCTGGGTGCTCACcttaaaattgacaaaaaatatATTGCTTTGAGCAAGATTCAAATTTGGCTACTCCATGGCTTAACTTAAAGCTTACAATCTTTTAATCAGAGCATCAAGATCTTTTATTACCTCATGGGTGCTATTTATtattcggaaaagggccaaaattacccctgaattTTGAGAAATGATTTATTTATACCTTTCGTTATCTTATTAGGTAATTATAATGTCCTTACCAGTTATCTTGTATTCAAATTTACCTCTAATCTAAACGGTCTGCCATGTGTCTTAGACGTTTTGCCCACtccctctcccccccccccccggcgcCCCACCCATCCCAGTAATTTTTTTACCCCACCTAAATGAACCCAACCCGACCCATTCTCCTTCAATTTACCCAGATAACTTGTTTCTTATTTCCATTTTGATATTGAGCGGTTTAGTTATTGCAGTACCTGTCTTTCCGCTTCTCAAGATATCTTTGCACTGATGCTTTCCTGCTTGTGTGGCCTTCCACTGCTTCTGCATAATTGATTTTGGAGGAATGGGGTGAAGAGAGAGTAAGAAAGAAATTTAAGGAGATAGAATAAGATATTCGTGATTGCTTTGATTTCAACAAGTCATGTTAATCATCATATAAGCATTACCTACTTCAAGTCTTGCATTAATTAAAGGCCATTAATCTATTATAATGTATtgacaaagaaattaaagagcAACAGATCGACCTTCCTAACTTTGGTAAATCCTTTGCTTACGTAAACTATCACCATGTTGCCATAGAAAATGGTCAGGTTATGTTGTGGGCTTCATGATTGTGTTAATGTGTCTATATATTCCCTGTGCACTGAGCAGGAACGTGGGTAGTGTGAGGATGTGAGCTTAAAGTTttgtcatcattagctttaaAGAGGGATGAAGAGGAAACACAAGTTATCTCAGTAAATTGAGGGAGAACGGGTCGGGTTGGGTTTATTTAGGTGAGGTAAAAAATTATTGCGTGGGGTCGGGGGGAGTGGGCAAAGCGTCCAAAATTAAGATACGTGGCAGATCGTTTAGATCAGGGGTAAATTTAGACCATAATATAATGGTAAGGCTATAATTGACTCAATAATATAACGATAAGGGCATAATTGAcccaatagtataacgaagggtataaataaatcatttctcagagttcaggggtaattttggcccttctCCGTTTATTATTTATACCAAAACTTTAATATTTTCtacgaaaaagggccaaatatacccatgTACTATtagaaaaggatcaaatataccATTTGTTATGTTGGGTTTTAGTTGAGTTGAATGGGAAATATTTCTGAAAAGATGCAACTAAACTAAAAAGTTGCAACTTTTGACTTGCACCTTTTCACTAAACCAGACCAATGGCTATATAAATCTGTTCAGTCCTTCAGATATTCCTTACGAATTTTCTgatttctcctctcttcttcttcttgcacATCATTAAAATTCTTGTGTAATTCATTGTCGTCGAGTGAGTTCACCGTTCACGGGTTTGAGCATGCCGCTACGCTCGGTGAGTTAAttcgttctatcctgggaggatatattccataacctcgggtacttgaggggaataatttccttaaggaaaCACTGTGAATTCAGTGGACTcgaatttattttcctttcttttcagaTTCTGTTTTagatttttcctctcttttcagATTCTGTTTTAGATTATTTTCCGAATACAAATTGACAACatgttatactttgggtttaAATATACCTCTAGCGTTAtattttgggtccaaatatactccTCGTCTGTTAAAATTATCAAAGATGGACACCTAATTAAACGTGTCACTTACAACTCAGTGAAATGAATGCCACGTGACATGCCACTTCACCACCCAACCCATTTACTTCCCTCTTCCCCTTCTTCGTCCACCACTATGGCCATCAGCACCACCACACCACCAATACCACCACTTCACCACCTCCACCTGCACCTCACCTTCACCACCACTACCCAGTACATTCAATCCAAACAAACGTCTCAAGGAACAGTTAGGATCCCTATTCCTATTTTCTTTCAACAACAAATCTATAAATTCCACTTTGTTATGATATGCTTTTCTGACAATTTTCTTTTCGATCATTCGTTTTTTTTAGGTTTGTGAGCAATTTAACAGGAACTTCTATGGTCGAATTCTTCCTTCTcattactactccctctgtaCCAAACCATTCTCTATAcggtttttatttttagtattatgtgttttattttaatttttgtttttgtgttgtgATTCAGATGATTCTCTTTCTACGTTCAGTATATTACAGTACCAAAAAAGGTGTGAAATGCACTACATTGTATCATCTTATGGATTCTTGTTTTCCGAATATATGGAATTGCCTTAAACttcttagagcccgtttggattggcttataagtcgcTGAAAAACATAAGgtttgttttaaattattttgagtatttattttggtacaaatttaaaaagttattttatcttaaaataagctcaaaaaataattgggacGATTTGGCTTAGTTTATCTAAGCTTATAagtccaaaaaaataagttaccccaacttattttttttttttataactatttttttttttttaagcctatccaaacaggctcttattAAGTTTTGTTAATtggttttcatttttctttaatgGAGTTATTATTATTGGGAAAAGGTATGTATGTGCTTAATTAGGAGTTTGGACATGCgactttatctcatgagatgaaatcatgcgatttcatctctgatttcatctcatgagatgaaatcccaaatcatgcatgatttgggatttgaaatcataatttcaaaaaatataaatgtaaaatttgatccataagtttatattttgtaaaaaaagactcataagttggtggatatatttaccaatcatgtttatcagtcatttgtattaaatattgatctgcaagttggtaaaatatatttaccaatcatgtttaccatgtgggagaattatattaaagagtagttacattattattcatgttaaattttcctttttattgaactaaagtttaaTCAATTGATGTGGTACTTTtgagaaaggtcttctagtagggtattaattttattatgaactatgatttactcatttggtaagattgtataagaattgagaaaattttgatggttttcacaacttgtgaggtttttatgtttataaaaaaaactgaaacttaagaaattcaaattgcatgtccaaacatgatttccaaacggctcctaagtgTACTGAAGAAGGGGAAAAGAGAGGTAAATGGGTcgggtggtgaggtggcatggCACGTGGCGTTCATCTCATTGAGTTGTCAGTGCCACGTCGGATCTGGTGTCCACCTTTGATAATTTTAACGGAGGAAGGGTAGATTTGAACTCAAAAtttaacggtaggggtatatttgaataCAAAGTATAACGAaaggtatatttggcccttttccaatagtacaggagtatatttggcccttttccgtattttCGATATGTTTACGTAGAGTATCCGTCATGGTTAATGGGTGCTCGAGCACCAAAACCTAACACATGGGTCCGCCCCTGTCCTAAGTTCTTGGAAGGGTGCAAATAACTATACAGAAAATGATGGCAAATTATGTGCAAGTGTAGGTAATAAATTGGTGCGGTGGAAATTACTACTTTATTGACATAAAGCTACTCAGATTATTTATCTTGGTCTGTATTTTCAGACAAACATGGGCCTATTTATTTTATCTTGGTCTGTATTTTCAAATGTTGTTATCAAATATCTCTTAGAATTAGTAAACAAGagaacacatttttttttttataacactACAGTGTTTTGGAAGCTAGCAAGTAACTGTCCGCAAAGAGAAGACATTAATGACAAAATGAAAAATGGGACTGAAATTTGAGACGTACAAAAAACTGGAAATTTATGTGGTATTGAAAAATTGATGTCTCCGTCGAACCCAAAGAGTCACTCAATCCTTTGCCTGAGTCATTATCAACATTGAATTGCCCCAAACCAAACAAGTCCAATTTAGAAGTACTGCACATTGAAGGTCATTTCAGTTTCCTTGTTTGTAGTTCATGTTAGAGGCCTTTCCCATTATATATACGAGTTGATAGATAAACCCCTCATTGGACCAGCCCAAATGTCAGTAGAATTGTAAGCCAGTATACATAGATTATACACGATATATATAATATCCATGAATTATACATGTATTATATATCCATCTGGCTATTTTCAATTTAAGCAATTGGGTGAgcagtatcttttttttttttttttgctttctgcAGATAAATATAGTGCTCAGGGCTAACGAGGACATAATTTAAACGAAaaaggtccaaatatacccttgtactattggaaaaggaccaaatatacccttcgttatactttggattCAAATATACTGCTGCCGTTATATTATTGgaacaaatatacccttcctccgttaaagttgtccacCTCAAACATCTTATCCTACGTGGCAGTgatatttgatgaggtggatgatGCGCGTATGCCTAATTATcaccctaacccattttactccTCCCCTTTTCCACCGCTAAAATTTCCACCCCTTTACCACCATTCCCACCACTATCGCCATATAGTTACAACAATTAAGTTTGAGTTCAGATTTGGGAATCACTGAAGCTTTGGCTCCCAACTCCAGCATTAAAGTGTGATTTGTTTCATTTGATGTTGGGCCAACAAATTAAAGTGGACCTGTTCACAATCACATAAACAAGCAAAAAGGAGCACAGATGAACACAAATCATGGAACACCTGTGCAGAACTTACAAATCATTCTGAAGCAAAATTGAGTAAACGTGGGTGTCGTCGCTGGGACCAATGTTCCAGCAAATATGTTAGTTGTGAGGTATATGATTATGGTTCTTTTCTAGGATGTAACTATATGGCGGCAATGGTGGTGAACGGGTGGAAATTTTAGTAGTGGGAGAAGGGAggagtaaaatgggttaggagTGATAAGTGGCAATGCCACGTGGCAttcacctcatcaaatgtcacCGCCACGTAGGATAAGATGTTTGAGGTGGATAACTTTAACGgaggaagggtatatttgagctAATAGTATAATGACAggatatatttgaacccaaagtataacgaagggtatatttaatccttttccaatagtacaggggtatatttggcccttttccgtaattTAAATATTAACTTGGAGAAatgccatttttgcaaatgtcCCCCTTATTGGTGCAGTCCAAGTTAAAGGTCAAATTGTTAAAGTACAATGAACCTTTACAACTTTTTAGAACAGAATCGTTGGAAGAATAAAAATCGAAGCAAATTAGATACAAGACACTATAACAATGGTATGGAATTAAAAAATTCTCACTGACAGTAGGCAGCATGTATATGTAGCTACTAATAGTATAGgtaatattgtatatatatatatatatatatatatatatatatatatatatatataatgttaaaGCTGCATTTACAACGATTGAAAATGTACATGATACTTACTACAGATAACATAAAGTACAAATACATGTACAAGGATCAGCGATACACTAGCTGATATGATCCCATTAAAGCAGTAAAAAGTACTCCTTATACGAGCTATCAGATGCTTGCTGGCATTGGCGGAGCCAAAATTTTCACTAagagaattcaaaatataaagaaatacaCATACGAAGAAACCAAGGGGATCTAACAtcctctatatatacataaaaaaaaaaaatttaacttccTTTATAAGGTGTAATTTTTCGACGAACCTTAGCTCCGTCTATTCATATTGGGGTGATCTAGAGGTCAAAACTATGGCTGTTGAAATGGAAGATAGCCTGATGGTCTCTCCTCTGCAAGTTCTGCCTTCTGCACTCTTTAGCAACACTGGACTGAAGAGTAGGAGGACCACATACAATCACACCTATATCTACACTTCCCCAACTCTTTGCGTGCGATCCAAATATCTCTGCAGAAAATAGAAGTTAAAAcactttttcaagaaaaaaaaaagagatatatatatagaccCTGTAAAGTTCAAACATTGCCTCCGAACATACCTTGGAAATCCGGTCTTTGACcatattgaatattattgacAAATCGAGCCTCTCCAAAATTCTTCTGCTCATTCTGCTGCAGGATATCAGCTTTGTTTGAGGTGTCCTCCCCTGGTTCCTCCTTCGGTGAGGTTTTCCTTTCCCAAAGATGCCATAAAACGATCACGAGACCCCCAAATATAAGAATGCTTGCAGCCATACATCCAATCAATAAAAGCCCCTTGTACCACCAGTAATTTAcattgaatggaattatgtagaaaaTGTCCAGCAATGCTACAGTGATCACCAACCCTATTGTGGATACCATGAGATATAATCCAGACCATACAACATTTCCAGTACCAACTAAACTAGACATTCGACATCCCTTGAAGCCAGGGGAGATTGTGGTGTGCATTGCTTTAGGTGTTTTACCCTCCTCCTGAGGAAAAAAGAAGTACAATAATTAACACATATAAATAGGGTGATGATacataaacaaaatgaaaataggAAAAACCAATTACCAATGAAGGCTGTGATTCCCGAGTCACAAATGTTTGAATCTCGAGATTCAGTTTATCAGAGAAAAGTGGACAGATTGCCTCCATGTCAACTGTATCCAGAAGTGGAAGCTCATCCGAATTTTTAATTGCCCATACTATTAGTATATTTCTTGACAGGCAAGGTTTGCTATCATTGATACGGTGGAGGATATCACTCAAGATAGCTAGGAAGGGGGAAATTCCAATTCCACCTGCTACCAAAATGAGATTTTCATACCTGAGAGGAGAAACATCATCAAGCCAATTAATTAGTCAATGACTTAATAACtggaaaaaaattgtatatTCAATACATATCACTGCAGATTTACATACATTAAGTGGTATGGTGATTCATGGCCATAAGGACCTTCAACAGAagctattatttttcttttatgctGCAAAAGGGGCTCGTTCTCAGATTGTTCTACAGAAAGATTCAAGATGTTTCCCTTCAATTTCTCAGTCCAATCTCCAAGAACCTTTATGAGAATCGCAACATGATGTTTCCCGTCAAGGGGACTAGAGGAGACACTGAAAGGGTGCCATTGCAGCCAGGACAACTCGCGTATTTGTAAGAATATCCAGCCAAGGGCATTGTAATGTAAATCTACAATGTGAGGAAAGAAGTATTAGAATCACTGAAAAATGAAGTGGTGAGGAAATTAAATCAGttgagtcaaagatttatgttTACTTGCAGGTTTTGAAATAACGAGCTCAACGGTTCCACAAGGAAAGCATGTGGCTGAAAGTATGTCAACAGTCTTTCGTGACTGGAAGAATCTAAGGAACCGGTCAAGCATGAACAGGAAGATCCCAGCACCAGCTGTCATGAAGATGAAATCACCAACATGCAAGGCTAGGAACACCACAAACACCACATACAATTGGTGTGTATAGAAGAACAATTCAAAGTTTTTTCTCCTTAATCCAGGAAGTGAAGTTACCCACATCAGTAAACCAGCTGCAAGGCTGACAACTCCTGGAAGATTGGCTACTTCTATGTTTTTCCAGTCGATTAGCTGCATTTTATAACATTGGCAAAGTCTAAGTTTCNNNNNNNNNNNNNNNNNNNNNNNNNNNNNNNNNNNNNNNNNNNNNNNNNNNNNNNNNNNNNNNNNNNNNNNNNNNNNNNNNNNNNNNNNNNNNNNNNNNNCCAAGAATCTGGAAACTTTTCTCACGTTTTAATTGGTTTCCTTACTCTGAAAAAATGtttatttcttcaagtttttcacGTCAAGCAAATCTGGTCAAGTCctttgcttttcatcttttgggtGCAAGTATTACTCTTGTATTTTTTGTATCCACTTTTAATCTAGACAATCAGTTTTTTTACAAAGATACCATAATAAGTATAGCTATTTTACTTCAACTATGAACTGGGTGATTTCTCAAGTTAGTCTAATATTGTAGTTTATTTTGTATTACTCATTAcccttttttataataaaaagtCGGAATATTACACTAgcttaattattaattaagttcggtcggttaaccattttaatggatcttaaagggtgcttaacaccttccctttagattaattgaacccttacctagaatcttttgGTTAAGTAGATCTTTAAAACGGAGTTAACTTTAGACAATTACTTTAAtcaactttaggtgtcctaattcacgctaaataattagg encodes:
- the LOC132064454 gene encoding ferric reduction oxidase 6-like isoform X2; translated protein: MGELSDQVPLLLRKEDEFDYLNKTPLWVSSTKLILKVIMWMIYIAWASFLFLLPIKFINELQEKFIRATQGTIFGTTGSTFLIFSLPIFLIAFLATIRLVLSGEDEPQLKKNAKGPKFRLWTFPVLVDGPFGVVTAAEMIGVILFSVYIVWTVTMYTIRNIDLLSLFHVHDMKENSAVLLKLGLCFGFIALICLALLFLPVARGSVLLRAIDIPFEQAIRYHVWLGHLTIALFTLHGLCFVIRWATQGRLVERVINWKNVGVANLPGVISLTAGLLMWVTSLPGVRRKNFELFFYTHQLYVVFVVFLALHVGDFIFMIAGAGIFLFMLDRFLRFFQSRQTVDILSATCFPGGTVELVISKPANLHYNALGWIFLQIRELSWLQWHPFSVSSSPLDGKHHIAILIKVLGDWTEKLKGNILNLSVEQSDKAPLLQHNRKITASIEGPYGHESPYHLTYENLILVAGGIGISPFLAILSDILHRINDSKPCLPRTILIVWAIKNSDELPLLDTVNMEAICPLFSDKLNLEIQTFVTRESQPSLEEGKTPEAMHTTISPGFKGCRMSSLVGTGSVVWSGLYNIVSTIGLVISVTLLDIFYINPFNVNYWWYKGLLLIGCMAASVLIFGGLVIALWHLWERKTSSNEESEDATKKTDILQQNEASLPRNSGEAQFLNNIRYGRRPNFQDIFGSHAKSWGSVDIGVIVCGPPTLQSSVAKECRRQNFLRKGHQAIFHFNCHNFDL
- the LOC132064454 gene encoding ferric reduction oxidase 6-like isoform X1; translated protein: MGELSDQVPLLLRKEDEFDYLNKTPLWVSSTKLILKVIMWMIYIAWASFLFLLPIKFINELQEKFIRATQGTIFGTTGSTFLIFSLPIFLIAFLATIRLVLSGEDEPQLKKNAKGPKFRLWTFPVLVDGPFGVVTAAEMIGVILFSVYIVWTVTMYTIRNIDLLSLFHVHDMKENSAVLLKLGLCFGFIALICLALLFLPVARGSVLLRAIDIPFEQAIRYHVWLGHLTIALFTLHGLCFVIRWATQGRLVERLVNWKNVGVANLPGVISLTAGLLMWVTSLPGVRRKNFELFFYTHQLYVVFVVFLALHVGDFIFMIAGAGIFLFMLDRFLRFFQSRQTVDILSATCFPGGTVELVISKPANLHYNALGWIFLQIRELSWLQWHPFSVSSSPLDGKHHIAILIKVLGDWTEKLKGNILNLSVEQSDKAPLLQHNRKITASIEGPYGHESPYHLTYENLILVAGGIGISPFLAILSDILHRINDSKPCLPRTILIVWAIKNSDELPLLDTVNMEAICPLFSDKLNLEIQTFVTRESQPSLEEGKTPEAMHTTISPGFKGCRMSSLVGTGSVVWSGLYNIVSTIGLVISVTLLDIFYINPFNVNYWWYKGLLLIGCMAASVLIFGGLVIALWHLWERKTSSNEESEDATKKTDILQQNEASLPRNSGEAQFLNNIRYGRRPNFQDIFGSHAKSWGSVDIGVIVCGPPTLQSSVAKECRRQNFLRKGHQAIFHFNCHNFDL
- the LOC132064456 gene encoding ferric reduction oxidase 6-like; amino-acid sequence: MQLIDWKNIEVANLPGVVSLAAGLLMWVTSLPGLRRKNFELFFYTHQLYVVFVVFLALHVGDFIFMTAGAGIFLFMLDRFLRFFQSRKTVDILSATCFPCGTVELVISKPANLHYNALGWIFLQIRELSWLQWHPFSVSSSPLDGKHHVAILIKVLGDWTEKLKGNILNLSVEQSENEPLLQHKRKIIASVEGPYGHESPYHLMYENLILVAGGIGISPFLAILSDILHRINDSKPCLSRNILIVWAIKNSDELPLLDTVDMEAICPLFSDKLNLEIQTFVTRESQPSLEEGKTPKAMHTTISPGFKGCRMSSLVGTGNVVWSGLYLMVSTIGLVITVALLDIFYIIPFNVNYWWYKGLLLIGCMAASILIFGGLVIVLWHLWERKTSPKEEPGEDTSNKADILQQNEQKNFGEARFVNNIQYGQRPDFQEIFGSHAKSWGSVDIGVIVCGPPTLQSSVAKECRRQNLQRRDHQAIFHFNSHSFDL